In Tistrella mobilis, the genomic window GGCCGCGCCGCCAGGCCTCCAGCCGCGGGTCCGCCTCGGCCTTCGTCCGGGTGAGTGCGGCTGCGAGCGCTTCGAGCCCGGTCAGATTATGCACCGCCCGGAACTCGTGGACATGGGGCAAAATCGCGCGCACACCCCGGGCCGCCGGCTGAAAGCCGTCGAAGCGCAGCAGCGGGTTCAGCCAGATCAGCCGCGGGGTCAGATGCGCCAGCCGTTCCACTGCCCGGCTCAGGCTGTCGTCCTCGGCCCGGTCCAGCCCGTCGGTGACCAGCAGCACCACGGCATTGCGGGTCAGCACCCGGCGGGCGTAGCGGCGGTTGAAGGCGGCGAGCGCCGGCCCGATGCGGGTGCCGCCCGACCAGTCCTTCACCTTGCGGCCGATCGCCGTCAGCGCCTCGTCCGGGTCGCGACGGGCCAGTTCGCGGGTCACCTCGCTCAACCTTGTGCCGAACAGGAAGACGCTGACCCGCTGGCCGGCATCCTGCATCATCGCATGCAGCAGATGCAGCATCATCCGCGCATAGGCATCCATCGAGCCCGAGACGTCGACGATCGCGACCAGCGGCGGCCGGGCGCGGCGATGGCTGCGGCGGGCCAGCGCCACCGCCTCGCCGCCGGTGTGGATCTGGCCGCGCAGGCTGCGGCGCAGGTCGATGCGGGGGCCGCGCGGCGCCGCCTTCAGCCGCCGGACCGGCCGTTCGGGCAGGCGGGCGCGCAGCAGGCGGATCGCGCGGCGCGCCTCTGCCGCCTCGTCGGCACTCATCTGCTCGAAATCGCGGGTCTTCAGCCGCTCGGTCGCATCCCAGGTCAGGCTGGCATCGATCCGGGTCTCTTCGCGCAGCTTCTCTTCCGGCGGCGGCGGGGGCGGCGGGGCGTCGCCGGCAAAGGCGTCGGCCAGGCGGCGGGCCAGCTTGCGGCCGTCGGGGGTGCGCTCGCTTTCCACCTGCGGCAGCAGCAGCGACAGCAGGCGTTCGCGCAGCTGCGGGTCGCGCCAGAAGACGTCGAAGGCCTGTTCGAACAGCGGCAGATGCTCTCGCCGCTTGACCAGCGTCGCCTTGAGCGCCGCATGCACCTGGGTGCGCGAGGCCATGTCGACGGCGGCCACCGCCGCGGCCGCGACCAGCACGTCACCCGGGCCGATGGCGATGCCGGCCCGGCGCAGCAGCCGTGCGAAGCGGCCGATATTGGCCGGCAGGCGGCCGCTGGTGCCGTCCTGGATCAAGCCGGTCTCGTCTCATGGCTGCGCGCCGCCATTTCGGCGCGGGTCTCGGCCAGCAGCCGGGCGGTTTCGGCGCCGGTCATGCGGGCGATGTCGTCCTGATATTTCAGCAGCACGCCCATGCTGCCGTCGATCAGGCCGGGGTCGAGGTCGACCGCATCCAGCTGCACCAGGGCGTTGGCCCAGTCGAGGGTTTCGGCCACCCCCGGCGCCTTGAACAGATCCTGGGCGCGCAGCCGCTGGACGAAGCCGACGATCTGGGCGGCCATCGCCTCGGCGACCTCGGGCGTCTTGCGGCGGATGATCGCCACTTCCCGTGCGGCATCCGGATAGTCGATCCAGCGATAGAGGCAGCGGCGCTTCAGCGCATCATGGATCTCGCGGGTGCGGTTCGAGGTCACGATCACGATCGGCGGGGTTTCGGCACGAATGGTGCCGATCTCGGGGATGGTGACCTGGAAATCGGCCAGAAGTTCCAGCAGGAAGGCTTCGAAAGGCTCGTCGGCGCGGTCGATCTCGTCGATCAGCAGCACCGGCGCGCCGGCCGGATCGGGGCTGATCGCATCCAGCAGCGGCCGGCGGAGCAGGAAGCGTTCCGAGAACAGATCATCCGACAGGCGCTCGCGGGCACCGGCCTCGC contains:
- a CDS encoding VWA domain-containing protein codes for the protein MIQDGTSGRLPANIGRFARLLRRAGIAIGPGDVLVAAAAVAAVDMASRTQVHAALKATLVKRREHLPLFEQAFDVFWRDPQLRERLLSLLLPQVESERTPDGRKLARRLADAFAGDAPPPPPPPEEKLREETRIDASLTWDATERLKTRDFEQMSADEAAEARRAIRLLRARLPERPVRRLKAAPRGPRIDLRRSLRGQIHTGGEAVALARRSHRRARPPLVAIVDVSGSMDAYARMMLHLLHAMMQDAGQRVSVFLFGTRLSEVTRELARRDPDEALTAIGRKVKDWSGGTRIGPALAAFNRRYARRVLTRNAVVLLVTDGLDRAEDDSLSRAVERLAHLTPRLIWLNPLLRFDGFQPAARGVRAILPHVHEFRAVHNLTGLEALAAALTRTKAEADPRLEAWRRGLRADDPAAPIRR
- a CDS encoding AAA family ATPase gives rise to the protein MTLFPSPVPLPASVADTLALLDQGDYVADEALATVLFLAMRLGRPLLLEGEAGVGKTEIAKVLARTLGRRLIRLQCYEGLDQAQALYDWNYARQMLEIRLAEASGEAGEAGARERLSDDLFSERFLLRRPLLDAISPDPAGAPVLLIDEIDRADEPFEAFLLELLADFQVTIPEIGTIRAETPPIVIVTSNRTREIHDALKRRCLYRWIDYPDAAREVAIIRRKTPEVAEAMAAQIVGFVQRLRAQDLFKAPGVAETLDWANALVQLDAVDLDPGLIDGSMGVLLKYQDDIARMTGAETARLLAETRAEMAARSHETRPA